GACAAGAGCGCCGATTGGGTAACCCCCTTCGAGCAGGCCACGGGTTGCCAGGTGAACGTCAAGGTCTTCGGCTCCTCCGACGAGGCGGTGCGCCTGATGAACCAGGGCGGCTACGACCTGGTGACCGCCTCGGGCGACGCCACCCAGCGCCTGATCTCGGGCAACGTGGTCGCCCCGGTCAACTGGAAGCTCATCCCCAACACGGCCAGCCTGGACAAGCGCTTGGTGGATGCCCCCTGGTACACGGTCAATGGCGTGCGCTATGGGGTGCCCTACCAGTTTGGCGTCAACGTGCTGGCCTACAACACCAAGGTCTTCCCCAAGCCCCCCACCACCTGGGCCATCGTCTTCAAGGAGATGATCCTGCCCGATGGCAAGAGCAATAAAGGCCGCGTGCAGGCCTACTATGGCCCCATCTACGTGGCCGATGCCGCGCTGTTCTTGATGAAAAACCGCCCCGAGCTGGGCATCAAGGACCCCTACGAACTCAACGAGCGGCAATACCAGGAAGTGCTCAAGCTGCTGCGCCAGCAGCGGGCCATCCTGCAGCGCTACTGGAGCGACGCCAACGCCCAGGTGCAAGACTTCACCAACGAGGGCGTGGTGGCCTCGACCACCTGGATCTTCCAGGTCAATACCCTCAAGGCCAACAACCAGCCCATCGACTGGGTGGTGCCCAAGGAAGGAGCCACCGGCTGGGCCGACACCACCATGCTCGCCGCCAAAGCCAAAAATCCCAACTGCGCCTACAAGTGGCTCGACTGGCAACTCACGCCCAAGGTGCAAGCCGATATCGCCGGCTGGTTTGGCTCCAATCCCGTCGTGCCCAAAGGCTGCACCGTGAGCGGCTCGCTCCTGGCTGCCGACGGCTGCCAGAAACAGGGCTACTTCGACTTCGACAACATCTGGTTCTGGCGCACCCCCACCAAGGAGTGCAAGACCCAAAACAACCAGTGCGTGCCCTATAGCCGCTGGGTGAGCGACTACATCGCCATTCAAGGGGGCAGATAACCCTATGTCGATGGCCGATTGCCCACCTCTAGTCACCGGCGATCGACCATCGACCATCGACATTGCTATGTCCAATGCCGTCGAGCTGGTCAACCTTTCCTGCCACTTTGGCTCGGTGCGGGCGGTGGACGGGGTGAACCTCGAGATCCGCGCGGGGGAGTTCTTCTCCATGCTGGGCCCTTCGGGCTCGGGCAAGACCACCTGCCTGCGGCTGATCGGGGGCTTCGAGCAGCCCACTGCCGGGCAAATCCGGCTCTTTGGGCAGGACGCCTCTAGGCTGCCACCTTATGCCCGCGACGTGAACACGGTGTTCCAGGACTACGCCCTATTCCCGCACATGAACGTGCGCGACAACGTCGCCTACGCGCTGATGGTGCGCGGGGTGAGCCGGGCCGAGCGTTACCGGCGGGCCGAGGAGATGCTCGAGCAGGTCAAGCTCTCGGGCTTCGGGGACCGCCGCCTTGGCCAGCTCTCGGGGGGGCAGCGTCAGCGGGTGGCTTTGGCAAGGGCGTTGATCAACAAGCCCAGGCTCTTGCTGCTCGACGAGCCCTTAGGCGCCCTCGACCTCAAGCTGCGCGAGGAGATGCAGATCGAGCTCAAGGCTCTCCAGCGCAGCCTGGGTATCACCTTCGTCTACGTCACCCACGACCAGAGCGAGGCCCTTTCCATGAGCGACCGGGTGGCGGTGTTCAACCAAGGACGTATCGAGCAACTCGACCCCCCCAAGCGGCTCTACGAATACCCCCGCACCGAGTTTGTGGCCCGCTTCGTGGGCAGCGCCAACGTGCTCGAGGGCTCCGTCATCGGGCTCAAAGGCAAATACGCCCTGCGTCCCGAGCGTATCCGCGTGCAGGCCGGGCACCACGGCGGGCCGGGCTGCCTGGCAGGCCAACTCCTCGACGTGCATTACCTCGGTTCGCAGACCCGCTACGAGGTACGCGTGGGAGAGCAACGCCTCACCGCCATCACCCCCTCCGACGAGGCCGACTTGCCCATCGGCAGCCCCGTGACCCTGAGCTGGGACCCTTCCGCACTGCGCGAGCTGGAGGTATCCCGGTGAGCCTGGCCGCTCCCAGAAGCCTGCGCCGGCGGGTCTCCGATTTGCTCTATCTCCGCCCGCGCTTCCTGCTGCTGCTCTTGCTGCTTCCCCCGCTGCTGTGGATGGGCATCCTCTACCTGGGCTCGCTGTTCAACCTGATGCTCTACAGCTTCTACTCGCTCAACGACTTCACCGGGCAGGTCGAGTACCGCTTCTCGCTCTCAGCCTTCAAGCAGCTTTTTTCCTCTGCGGCCAACGTCGACATCGTCCTTCGCACCACGCTCATGGCCCTGGCTGTGACCCTGGCCTGCGCCGTCATCGCCTTCCCCATCGCCTACTACATCGCCTTTTACACGCGGGGCAGCGCCAGGGCCTTCTGGTATCTGATGGTGCTGCTGCCCCTGTGGTCGAGTTACCTGATCAAGGTCTACGCCTGGCGCTTGATCCTGGCGGGCGAAGGTGTGGTGAGCTGGTTTTTCAACGCCCTGGGGCTGGGCTGGCTGCTGCAAGGCGTTCTGAGCCTGCCGGTGATCGGGGGAACCAGCCTCTCCAACAGCTACCTGGGCATGTTCTTGGTGTTCACCTATATCTGGCTGCCCTACATGATCTTGCCCATCATCGCGGCCTTGGAGCGCGTCCCCAGGTCGTTGATCCAGGCTTCCTCCGACCTCGGCGCCAGGCCGCGCCAGACCTTCTGGAAGGTGGTCTGGCCGCTGAGCATCCCGGGGGTGGCCGCCGGCTCGATCTTCACCTTCTCGCTGACGCTGGGCGACTACATCATCCCGCAGGTGGTGGGGCAGCCCGGCTTTTTCATCGGGCAGATGGTGTACGTGCAACAAGGCACGGCGGGCAATTTGCCGCTGGCTGCCGCTTTCTCGGTGGTGCCGGTGGTGATCATCGCCATCTACTTGCTGATCGTGCGCCGAATGGGGGCTTTTAATGCGCTGTAGCTGGCCGAATGGCGAATGCCAAGAGCCCAAGGCAATGCGGGCGGGAGGTCGCTATGCCGAATAAGCCTTCCCTAAGCCTGCGCATCGCCTTCATCGTGGGAATGCTGTTCCTGCACTTCCCCATCCTCGTCATCGTGCTCTACGCCTTCACCACCGAAGACCGCACTTATCAATTCCCG
The window above is part of the Calidithermus timidus DSM 17022 genome. Proteins encoded here:
- a CDS encoding ABC transporter ATP-binding protein, whose amino-acid sequence is MSNAVELVNLSCHFGSVRAVDGVNLEIRAGEFFSMLGPSGSGKTTCLRLIGGFEQPTAGQIRLFGQDASRLPPYARDVNTVFQDYALFPHMNVRDNVAYALMVRGVSRAERYRRAEEMLEQVKLSGFGDRRLGQLSGGQRQRVALARALINKPRLLLLDEPLGALDLKLREEMQIELKALQRSLGITFVYVTHDQSEALSMSDRVAVFNQGRIEQLDPPKRLYEYPRTEFVARFVGSANVLEGSVIGLKGKYALRPERIRVQAGHHGGPGCLAGQLLDVHYLGSQTRYEVRVGEQRLTAITPSDEADLPIGSPVTLSWDPSALRELEVSR
- a CDS encoding ABC transporter permease encodes the protein MSLAAPRSLRRRVSDLLYLRPRFLLLLLLLPPLLWMGILYLGSLFNLMLYSFYSLNDFTGQVEYRFSLSAFKQLFSSAANVDIVLRTTLMALAVTLACAVIAFPIAYYIAFYTRGSARAFWYLMVLLPLWSSYLIKVYAWRLILAGEGVVSWFFNALGLGWLLQGVLSLPVIGGTSLSNSYLGMFLVFTYIWLPYMILPIIAALERVPRSLIQASSDLGARPRQTFWKVVWPLSIPGVAAGSIFTFSLTLGDYIIPQVVGQPGFFIGQMVYVQQGTAGNLPLAAAFSVVPVVIIAIYLLIVRRMGAFNAL
- a CDS encoding ABC transporter substrate-binding protein codes for the protein MRRRAWLWALGAISLMVSSLVLAQIPASRAQQSIGKLEGQLNILAWPGYVEDGSTDKSADWVTPFEQATGCQVNVKVFGSSDEAVRLMNQGGYDLVTASGDATQRLISGNVVAPVNWKLIPNTASLDKRLVDAPWYTVNGVRYGVPYQFGVNVLAYNTKVFPKPPTTWAIVFKEMILPDGKSNKGRVQAYYGPIYVADAALFLMKNRPELGIKDPYELNERQYQEVLKLLRQQRAILQRYWSDANAQVQDFTNEGVVASTTWIFQVNTLKANNQPIDWVVPKEGATGWADTTMLAAKAKNPNCAYKWLDWQLTPKVQADIAGWFGSNPVVPKGCTVSGSLLAADGCQKQGYFDFDNIWFWRTPTKECKTQNNQCVPYSRWVSDYIAIQGGR